The following are from one region of the Fusarium keratoplasticum isolate Fu6.1 chromosome 4, whole genome shotgun sequence genome:
- a CDS encoding F-box domain-containing protein, with protein sequence MSFSQVPDEIIQHLLYYISPEDTLASFQLISHRLRRLANEPLLWRYHCQSNFKFWHPEHRFHQRLRDRAPATPWKKLFIIRKCRNAQINRLLDEILATKVGRLRRFEKVCRLGYDAKDFLLEQCDADDSIDDHLARRYYSGALLDSIHRSLAVEEWHKIQMASADPGAHPSGFDLERVLGAFDLFVLHDQPGDIDDIGRILDSKAAEFRNSRPDIDVLTTRQKALALNRWLRINNLTGLQHPERYRNLRNCLIGQALRHEDHDSIPIISSAIFCCIARRLGLHAECCAFPTHVHAIVFAEQGKTLEGAPVSQPNVPLERMYLDPYGSSEEVPMADLQAMLARLGWQTSTDVFLAPVSPIAIATRTARNIRATAARVMEARDQADPGLTQLITGNDSTNIDAALYSALWASLLLTPADAFEWDEALEPFLNRFAKSWCEDAWLVEKYIFPRYDRFGPFRERFMRNNPRRWDNPREVLGLIDELDELAPPVLRRNGGRKQPVLYKIGQVFKHRRYGWIGAVNGWTDQGTRRLPMPHTVAIDETLDDNSDTELPNLVRPRNRTFYTCVRTSGPERHVVAEDNIVLIQDPSEVPKSLFPQAGKFFKRFDAETCSFVSNITEQYPDD encoded by the exons ATGTCTTTTTCGCAAGTCCCAGATGAAATAATACAGCATCTGCTCTATTACATTTCACCCGAAGATACCCTCGCCAGCTTCCAGCTCATCTCGCATCGTCTGAGGCGGCTGGCCAATGAACCTCTTCTATGGAGATATCATTGCCAGAGCAACTTCAAATTCTGGCACCCAGAGCATCGCTTCCATCAGCGGCTGAGGGATAGGGCGCCCGCGACCCCGTGGAAGAAGCTGTTCATCATTCGCAAGTGTCGAAATGCTCAGATTAACCGTCTCTTGGATGAGATCCTTGCCACCAAAGTTGGCCGGCTAAGGAGATTCGAGAAAGTCTGCAGACTTGGCTATGACGCCAAAGACTTTCTGCTGGAGCAGTGCGACGCCGATGATTCCATTGATGATCATCTGGCGCGACG ATACTACAGCGGAGCACTCTTGGATAGCATCCATAGAAGCCTCGCTGTTGAGGAATGGCACAAAATACAAATGGCAAGTGCTGATCCTGGTGCCCATCCTTCGGGCTTCGATCTCGAACGAGTACTAGGCGCCTTTGATTTATTTGTGCTGCATGACCAACCAGGCGATATTGACGAT ATTGGTCGCATCCTTGATTCCAAGGCTGCCGAATTCCGCAACAGTAGGCCAGATATCGATGTCTTGACAACGCGGCAAAAAGCGTTAGCACTGAACCGCTGGCTTCGTATCAACAACCTCACAGGTTTGCAGCACCCCGAGCGTTACCGAAACCTGAGGAACTGTCTTATCGGCCAGGCACTGCGCCATGAGGATCATGactccatccccatcatctccagcGCCATCTTCTGTTGTATTGCTCGGAGGCTGGGTCTGCATGCTGAATGCTGCGCGTTCCCAACTCACGTTCACGCTATAGTCTTTGCGGAGCAGGGCAAAACTCTGGAAGGCGCCCCTGTTTCTCAGCCCAATGTGCCCCTGGAAAGGATGTACCTTGACCCTTATGGCTCGAGCGAGGAGGTGCCAATGGCCGACCTGCAGGCCATGCTTGCTCGGCTGGGATGGCAGACGAGCACCGATGTCTTCCTGGCTCCCGTGAGTCCTATTGCCATTGCGACGCGGACGGCGCGAAATATCAGAGCTACGGCTGCCCGGGTGATGGAGGCCCGAGACCAGGCCGATCCCGGGCTCACACAGCTCATTACGGGCAACGACAGCACCAACATTGACGCCGCTCTCTACTCGGCGCTGTGGGCGTCCCTGCTTCTTACGCCGGCCGACGCCTTTGAGTGGGATGAAGCTTTGGAGCCCTTCCTGAACCGGTTCGCCAAGAGTTGGTGCGAAGACGCCTGGCTGGTTGAGAAGTACATCTTCCCCCGATACGATCGATTTGGACCCTTCCGCGAGAGATTTATGAGGAACAATCCCCGCAGATGGGACAACCCGCGTGAGGTGCTTGGTCTCATCGACGAGCTGGACGAGCTTGCGCCCCCGGTCCTGCGCAGGAATGGAGGGAGGAAGCAGCCGGTGCTCTACAAGATCGGGCAAGTCTTCAAACACCGGCGGTACGGCTGGATCGGTGCTGTCAACGGTTGGACCGACCAGGGTACGCGAAGACTGCCCATGCCACACACCGTGGCCATTGACGAGACGCTCGACGATAACAGCGATACAGAACTACCGAACCTGGTGCGTCCTCGCAACCGGACGTTTTACACGTGCGT CCGCACATCAGGACCCGAGAGGCACGTTGTCGCTGAAGACAacatcgtcctcatccaaGACCCCAGCGAGGTCCCCAAGAGCCTCTTCCCGCAAGCTGGCAAGTTCTTCAAGAGATTTGACGCCGAGACGTGCAGCTTCGTGTCCAACATCACGGAGCAGTACCCCGACGACTGA
- a CDS encoding Ubiquitin carboxyl-terminal hydrolase, with amino-acid sequence MEHETQTDKPPQCKDAQPSPPPPRRSRRLAAKPLKTADAPGTMGEPRRNPKRKASEAANEVNHAISKESGQLLLNEALAPLSQEDIQEWEGWIALESEPAFFNIILRDLGVKDVKAQEIFTIDQDSLALLPQPVYGLIFLFQYVPGYDQVNEEEDISDMWFANQTTDNACATVAMLNIVMNADGLDLGDKLQDFKESTRHLNTALRGHQLSKNTFIRTIHNSFTRRMDHLNADLCLENEVSEAKTTKARKRAAPRKGKRAPTRKKKVKSDYGFHFIAYVPAGGYVWELDGLQSKPNRLDPVPEGGDWTTVARPQIEGRMLQYEENQLSFNLLALCRSPLSAHTQTIARAAASLHHLHTQMQSDSTFSDLTSAEPNPLDIRDESRLAEFNLKPKDITNLDIPGDLRAKIKQPDFDTSAAYELHQELVVEVKAAMGEYRAELMSKADDEQRVKGRKKDFGPALHKWMTKLAEKGVLEDVIKAS; translated from the exons ATGGAGCATGAGACACAAACTGACAAGCCGCCGCAGTGCAAAGACGCTCAACCAAGTCCCCCTCCTCCGCGTCGGTCTCGGCGTCTTGCCGCGAAGCCTCTAAAGACTGCCGACGCGCCAGGGACGATGGGCGAACCGAGGCGAAACCCAAAGCGCAAGGCTAGCGAGGCCGCCAACGAGGTGAATCATGCCATCAGCAAGGAATCTGGACAATTACTCCTCAATGAGGCGCTGGCGCCGCTATCTCAGGAGGACATCCAAGAGTGGGAGGGGTGGATAGCCCTCGAGTCGGAGCCG GCCTTTTTCAACATCATTCTACGAGATCTCGGTGTCAAGGACGTCAAGGCGCAAGAGATTTTCACAATTGATCAAGATTCTCTGGCGCTTCTACC GCAACCAGTATACGGCTTAATCTTTCTCTTCCAATATGTCCCTGGATACGATCAGGTGaacgaagaggaggatataAGTGACATGTGGTTCGCAAACCAA ACAACTGACAATGCGTGTGCGACCGTCGCCATGCTGAATATCGTCATGAACGCCGAcggtcttgatctcggcgaCAAGCTGCAAGATTTCAAGGAATCGACTAGACACCTCAATACTGCCCTCCGAGGCCATCAGCTCAGCAAGAATACCTTCATCCGCACCATCCACAACTCCTTTACCCGTCGCATGGATCACCTTAACGCCGATCTGTGCTTGGAAAACGAGGTttccgaggccaagaccacaAAGGCAAGAAAGCGTGCGGCGCCACGGAAAGGGAAGAGAGCGCCCACCaggaagaaaaaggtcaAGTCAGACTATGGGTTCCATTTCATCGCCTACGTTCCTGCAGGCGGATATGTCTGGGAACTGGACGGACTTCAAAGTAAACCGAACAGGCTGG ATCCTGTACCTGAAGGTGGCGATTGGACTACTGTCGCAAGGCCCCAAATCGAAGGTCGGATGCTGCAGTACGAAGAGAACCAGCTCtccttcaacctccttgcGCTTTGTCGAAGCCCCCTTTCCGCTCACACACAAACTATTGCACGCGCCGCTGCGTctcttcaccatcttcaCACTCAAATGCAATCAGACTCTACCTTTTCAGACCTCACCTCCGCCGAGCCAAATCCTCTCGACATTAGAGATGAGAGCCGCCTTGCCGAGTTCAATCTCAAGCCGAAGGACATCACCAACTTGGACATTCCCGGAGACTTGCGAGCGAAAATCAAGCAGCCAGACTTCGACACCAGTGCTGCTTATGAACTGCATCAGGAACTTGTCGTAGAAGTCAAGGCCGCAATGGGCGAGTACCGCGCAGAACTGATGTCCAAAGCGGATGACGAACAACGCGTCAAGGGCCGCAAGAAAGACTTTGGTCCTGCCCTGCACAAGTGGATGACCAAACTTGCCGAGAAGGGCGTGTTGGAGGACGTCATCAAGGCATCATGA